ATTTGTAACGATTACATGACAAATGACAATATGATTTACACGATAGGTCACAGCAGCATGACTCAAGAATCTTTTGTCGATATACTGAAGTCATTTGAAATAGATATTGTAGTAGATGTGCGCAGTTCACCCTACAGTAAGTTCGTATCCCATTTCAACCGAGAGAATATCAAGAAAAGTTTGATAGAAAATGGTATGCGATACATATTCCTTGGTGACTATATCGGTGGAAAACCAAGAGATAAGAAATATTATGAAAACGGTAAGGTAAATTACAGG
The sequence above is a segment of the Methanobacterium bryantii genome. Coding sequences within it:
- a CDS encoding DUF488 domain-containing protein, with protein sequence MIYTIGHSSMTQESFVDILKSFEIDIVVDVRSSPYSKFVSHFNRENIKKSLIENGMRYIFLGDYIGGKPRDKKYYENGKVNYRLISKSDRYSEGINRIIELNNENDIVLMCSEEDPYNCHRHNLITQTLVKKGFEVIHVRKNSSDKIIKPDKKDIQMTLF